CGGCCACGCTGGGGCCCGCGGGGAGCGCGTGGTCCGGTCCCAGCCAGCCACGACTTCTGCTGGTCACAGACGGTCATTCCCAGTGGACCTGCCTGTTTCCTGTCCCTCAGCCCTGACCCCTCCGCAAGCACAGGGCAGGACGATGGGGGCGTGgggggcccaggccaggagccacgagctggGAATTCCCAGGCTGGCTTCAGAAGGGAGTCATGTCCGGGCGTGCCCGGCCCTCCTGCTCCGCGCGAGACTCGTTCCTCCTTAATTTCCAGTCCCTACGCGAGCTATAAACTGCGAAACCCTAATGAGGAAATGTGGCTGCCTCCTACCCCGCGCCTGCGGCCAGCTGTTAGCTGGTCACTCCAAAACTCCGGTTCCTCACCTGGGGCTGCCCACCTGGCCGAGCCTCAGCGGATCCCCTGCAGGCGGCCAGGGGCTgggcggtggggggagggaggccggCCCGGGCCTCAGGCGGACCGCAGCATGGTTCCCAACGCCCCCGCCGCCGCGGACCCGCGTGGACGCGCGCCCCTCCCCGGGAGAGGGTCCTCCCCGGGTCCGAGAGGTCCGCGCGCCCCCGCCCTGGAGAGGCCCCCTCGGGGTCGCCCGGGGTCCCGGATCTGGCTGCCCAGAAGGCTGGGAATTCCCGGGGTGGCCGGAAGGAGAGGCGCGGACGGCCCCGGGGCGCGCGGGCCCGGAGGAGGCGGGCGCAGGCGGCGGCGAGCAGagaccctccccccgccccggggccacctggccgcccccgccccggcgccgCCCGCGACCAGCGCCCCCTGCCGCGAGGCGCGGCGCCGCCCGGgcacgccccgccccccgcccgccgcccaATCCCCCGCGCCGCCGGCGCGCGCGTCACGGCGCTCATTGTTATGCGGAGATAAAGGCGCCGAGGGCGCCCGGGCGCGGCGGGCCAGCGAGCGCAGCGGCGCGGGGGGAGGCGCGCGTGCAGCCGCGTGGGAGCCGCAGCCGAGCCGAGCGGGGAGCGGGACCGCGCGGCGCCGCCGTCCCCGGCCGGGCCctgccccgccgccgccgcgcgcccgGGCGCGGCTGGATGCGGCGCGGGCCCCGCGGCGGCGTGCGGGGCCCCGGGGGCGCCGCGCCCTCCATGCCCCGCGGCGCGCCGCCAGCCCCGCCCGCAGCCCGCCGGCGGCCGGCAGCATGAGCCAGGCCGAGCTGTCCACCTGCGCGGCGGCGCCGCCGCAGCGCGTCTTCCAGGAGGCGGTGCGCAGGGGCAACACGCAGGAGCTACAGTCTCTGCTGCAGAACATGACGAGCTGCGAGTTCAACGTGAACTCGTTCGGGCCCGAGGGCCAGACGGCACTGCACCAGTCGGTGCTGGACGGGAACCTCGAGCTGGTCAAGCTGCTGGTCAAGTTCGGCGCGGACATCCGCCTGGCCAACCGCGACGGCTGGAGCGCGCTGCACATCGCTGCGTTCGGCGGCCACCAGGACATCGCGCTGTATCTCATCACCAAGGCCAAGTACGCGGCGGGCGGCCGGTGAGGACGCGCGCGCCCGCAGCCCCGTGCTGTAGCTCACCGCCGAGACCAAGTACGCGGCGGGCGGCCGGGGAGGACCGGGCCCGCGCCGCACCCGCGCCCGCAGCCCCGTGCTGTAGCTCACCGCCGAGACCAAGTACGCGGCGGGCGGCCGGGGAGGACCGGGCCCGCGCCGCACCGCGCCAGACCCGCCCCcgggcccgcgccgccgccgctctGCTGTACCTGCGCGCCAACTACCTcggtctgcccccacccccccgtgATGTCCGAGTGTCGCCGGCTGACCCGCctccgccgcccccgccgcgggCGTCCCCAGCTATTTAtcgcgtgtgtgtgtttgtgcgtgAAGTCTGCGCGCCTGGCGCTCGTCTTTGTCGCTGTTCGTTCCTTCGGAAAACGCTGTGCGTGGCCCATGCTGTCCTGAGCGGGAAAGATGCGTTttccgtattttttttttttctctgatcttAAAAACTTGAGTCGACTGCGTTCCGGTTGCACTGAATCCCGCGCCCTCGGGCGGCGGCGCCCGCGGGTCCCGCGCGCTCGCTGGTGCGGTCAGCGGCGGCCCCTTGCAGCGAGGTCGTGACCGCGAACGGTCGGTTgcacgccttttttttttttttaatttttaaaaagtgaatggaTTTGCCACGGTTAAGTGTCATAACATTTATGACGGAATGCAAAATGCTGACCCTCTAAGCAGAGTCTGCGGGGTATCCTTGGGCCCTGGGCGCGAGGGCGCCGTGTCCCGCGCCGCCGAGCGAGAGTGTCCCCGTATTTATATTTGTGTGAGATGCCTGCCAGACTGTGAATCGCTCGCGCCGGCCGCACGGACCCGAGCGGCGCCCGCACGCCCcgccgtgggggaggggcggacccgggcggggcggggcccccGCGTTCTATGCAACCCCACACCCCTCGTTGTTGGGATCCcgagaaaagaaagggaggctGAATTATTCACATTTAAATGAGGTTTCCCCTTCTTGGAAGTGCTGCTGACCCTTCGCGCGAAAATGGGGAGCACTCGAGGACACAGGTGGGCGGAGGCCCTTTGCGCGTGGCGGGCCACGGCCCCGCGGCCGCCGTGCGGGAGCGCACGCAGGAGCAGGCCGCTCCGGACCGAGTTctgtttgtttcccagctgcaaATCCCTCCCTAATTATGGAAATGAACGTTCAGACCGCCCGGGCTCCCCGGGCCATCTCTGCTGACTGGATGAGGTCCAAGTGTACGATAGAGACTTGTAGCCCAGCGGGAgaagtttataaataaatttttcattgatctttttatATTACAGGACGGCTTTGCTGGTTCTTGGTGGTCCCGGGGGTGCGGGCCAAGCTTCACGTGCAGCTGGGGGTGCTGGGCTCATGTGCACCCCACTCCACGTTCTGGTCCAAGCCAGGACGGGGCCAGCCCTGTTTCCTGCTCCTTGGGGACCGGCTGCCAAGGTTTCCCAGCTCCCCAGCAAGCCTGAGCctcaggccctgggagggagggcccCTCCTCCCGCCCACCCACCGCACTGGACACCTGCTGTGCAGGAGGgggcccctgggagctggggagccAGCCCAGGCCAGCAGTCAGGGGAGGGGAGcccgggcaggtgcagggcagatCAGAGCAGGGGCACCCCAGCGACCGTGGGGGCCTTCAGGATCTCTGCAGGGGAGCCAGCGCTCAGCTTCCCTGGACGCTGTCCTGCAGGACTGCACCCTTGCTCCACTGGACGCTTCCTCCGCACCCGTGAGGGTTTCCCATCGCCCTGGCCTCGGGGCCCATGAGGGGGCTGCCCAGGTGGCCAGGAGCAGAGGGAGTGGCCACAGGCGTGGCGCTGCTCCTGGGGAGCCCGGGAGTGGGGTcttgcctgggccacacctgTGCTGCCCAGGTCCCCGTCCCCCTGGAATGCAGACACCCTCAGAGCTTCTGTTCCAGGGAGTCACTGCCCCGTCTTCCTCAAAGCTCCCTGACGGTGGCAGACACGGACCACGTGTGGCTCTCCTGAAAGGCGGGGGACTAAGGACCGCTTGGTGCTGCGGCCTCTGGACTCTGCTTCCCCAGAGCGGCTCGGTGAGGCACTGCAGAGCTGGGCGGACCCTCTGTCCTGCCCCCTACTGCACCCCAGTGTCCAGAGACAAGGGGGACAGGATGAAGGTGCAGCGCTTGGCCGTGGCGGCCCTGTCCATGGGGGCAGTGTGGGCGGCACATCCAGGAACCAGCAGCCCCTGGGAGAGGGGAGCTGGTTGGGCAGATGTGGGTGCCCACTGGGACCCCTGGCTGCAGGGTGGAGCTGCACCTGCCTcacggggggtgggggctgcttgtGGGAGGGCACAAAgagaggccaggccctgctcccagccATGGGCAGGTCCGAGCTGCCTGGCTGCCTCCCCCTGGACCCTCCTGGTCAGGTGTGCAGGTGTGCGGGGAGACAGGTgcgcaggggggggggggggacacaggagtgcaggtggagacacaggtgAGCGGGGGGGACACAAGTGCACAGGGGGACACAGGTGAGTGGGGGACACAGGTGAGTGGGAAGGACACAGGAGTGCAGGTGGGGACACGGGTGAGCAGGGGGACACAGGTGTGCGGGGGGACACAGGTGAGCAGGGGGACACGGGTGAGCAGGGGGACACCGGTGAGCAGGGGGACACCGGTGAGCAGgtggggacacaggtgtgcaggggacacaggtgcacagggggcaCAGGTGAGCAGGTGGGGACACGGGTGAGCAGGGGGACACAGGagtgcaggtggagacacaggtgAGCGGGGGGACACAAGTGCACAGGGGGACACAGGTGAGTGGGGGACACAGGTGAGTGGGAAGGACACAGGAGTGCAGGTGGGGACACAGGTGAGCGGGGGGACACAGTGAGTGGGGGGGACACGGGTGAGCAGGGGGACACAGGTGAGCAGGTGGGGACACAGGTGTGCGGGGGGACACAGGTGAGCAGGGGGACACGGGTGAGCAGGGGGACACGGGTGAGCAGGGGGACACAGGTGAGCAGgtggggacacaggtgtgcaggggacacaggtgcacagggggcaCAGGTGAGCAGGTGGGGACACGGGTGAGCAGGGGGACACAGGAGTGCAGGTGGGGACACAGGTGAGTGGGGGGACACAGGTGTGAGGGGGACACAGGTGAATGGGAAGGACACAGGAGTGCAGGTGGGGACACAGGTGAGTGGGGGGACACAGTGAGTGGGGGGACACGGGTGTGCAGGGGGGACACAGTGAGCagggggacacaggtgtgcaggggGGACACAGGTGATCGGGAAGGACACAGGAGTGCAGGCGGGGACACAGGTGAGCGGGGGGGACAGGTGCACAAGGGGGACACAGGTGAGTGGGGGGACACAGGAGTGTGGGGGGCACAGGTGAGTGGGGGGTCACAGGTGTGTGGGGGGCACAGGTGAGTGGGGGATGCAGGAGTGCAGgtggggacacaggtgtgcaggggGGACACAGTGAGCAGGGGGACACGGGTGTGagggggacacaggtgtgcaggggGGACACAGGTGAGCGGGAAGGACACAGGAGTGCAGGCGGGGACACAGGTGAGCGGGGGGGACAGGTGCACAAGGGGGACACAGGTGAGTGGGGGGACACAGGTGTGAGGGGGGACACAGGAGTACAGGTGTGCAGgtggggacacaggtgtgcaggggGACACCAGGAGACCCAGGGTGCAGTGCTGCTGCAGGTGGAATCCCTGGGGTGGCCACCACGAAGTAGACAGAATGGACCCAGTGCCTGGCCAGGAGGTGCATGGCTCCCATCCAAGTGTCCAGCGCTCATCTGGCCGCGGGAGGCATTTGCTGTTGGAACCGAGACCGCAGGGACTCCAGGAAGTGCGGGGAGACGGTGGTGTGCAGCAGGCGCGGGAGCCGAGCGGGGGCCGGGGCGAGCGCAGGCAGGACCCGCGGCCCGGGAGGCGCTGTCCCGTCCGCCCTCCGCCCCGGAACCTGCGGCGGGGAAGCCGCATCCAcccgggcctgggagggcaggagaggggcccCGCGCCCAGGACGGCGGGGAcgaggccgaggccgaggccgagCGCGAGGGCGCCCTGGGCGCTCGGCGCGGACGCCAGGGGCCGCAGGGGGCCGCAGGGGGCCGCAGGGGGCCGCAGGGGGCCGCGACCCCACACCGCGCGCCCGGGCAGGACACGTTCTTCCGCCCGCAGTCCTTCTGCGCATGcgcccggccgcccgcccgcctcCGGCAACCCCGGCCCCCGCGCAGGTCCCGCCCGGCGAGCAGCTGCGATGCTAATGAGCTGGGAGGGGGCGCCGGCGGCCGGAGGGGCTCGGCGTGGCGGGGGCTGGGTGCGCACAGAGGGCCCATCTTGGCATTCGCGCCGGCCGGGCCGTGCGGGGCCAGCTGCCGGGCGTCCGCAAGCCACGcgggcctggggccggcgcccgcCGCCCCGCACCCCCGCGCCCAACAGGCGCTGCGCCGCGGGTCCAGGGGGAGAGGCGGAGGTCTCCGAACGCCCCCTGCcgggccctgggctctgcccgGAGTCTGGCCACCCTGGCCACCCTGTCGCCGCCCACGCGCGCACATCCTGGGCTCCAGGGGCCCGGTGCTGGGCGCAGCGGCGGCTTCGGCGGGCGCGGTGGCCCGGGAGCCCGCAGCGAGGCTGTGCTGCCGCCCCGtggccacggccggcgctgcgccctCCGGCCAGG
This DNA window, taken from Lepus europaeus isolate LE1 chromosome 12, mLepTim1.pri, whole genome shotgun sequence, encodes the following:
- the NRARP gene encoding notch-regulated ankyrin repeat-containing protein produces the protein MSQAELSTCAAAPPQRVFQEAVRRGNTQELQSLLQNMTSCEFNVNSFGPEGQTALHQSVLDGNLELVKLLVKFGADIRLANRDGWSALHIAAFGGHQDIALYLITKAKYAAGGR